A genomic region of Cotesia glomerata isolate CgM1 linkage group LG9, MPM_Cglom_v2.3, whole genome shotgun sequence contains the following coding sequences:
- the LOC123271181 gene encoding cytoplasmic FMR1-interacting protein — protein sequence MTADKVTLGDALSNVDVLDEFTLPDEQPCIEAQPCSVVYQANFDTNFEDRNGFVTGIAKYIEEATVHASLNELLEEGLEHAVMLYTWRCCSRAIPQPKSNEQPNRVEIYEKTVEVLAPEVNKLLNFMYFQRKAIERFSAEVKRLCHHEKRKDFVSEAYLLTLGKFINMFAVLDELKNMKSSVKNDYSTYRRAAQFLKVMSDSQTLQESQNLSMFLATQNKIRDTVKENLEKIPGYEELLADVVNICVHMFETKMYLTPNEKHMLVKVMGFGLFLMDSELCNINKLDQKKKLKLDRIDRIFKNLEVVPLFGDMQIAPFNYIKRSKHFEASKWPLSSSINSMSPQADLMVHLPQIREDHVKYISELAKYSNEVTTTYKECGSDSENNDTSELALRGLQLLSQWTSVVTELYSWKLLHPTDHHMNKECPPEAEEYERATRYNYTDEEKFALIEVIAMIKGLQVLMARMETVFIDAIRRNIYAELQDFVQLILREPLRKAIKNKKDLIRSIIVSVRETCADWHFGVEPSTDPALKGKKDPENGFGIKVPRRNVGPSSTQLYMVRTMLESLIADKSGGKRTLRKDIDGQYLVQIDQFHKTSFYWSYLLNFSESLQNCCDLSQLWYREFYLEMTMGRKIQKCQVRHQHNEECSDLITMEKRIQFPIEMSMPWILTDHILKSKEPSMMEYVLYPLDLYNDSALYALTIFRKQFLYDEVEAEVNLCFDQFVYKLSEQIFAHYKQLAASILLDKRFRVECVALGAYLLPYPRANRYQTLLKQRHVQLLGRSIDLNKLITQRINADMQKSLDLAISKFESGDITGIVELEGLLQVNRLTHKLLSKWLALDEYDAMFREANHNVLAPYGRITLHVFWELNYDFLPNYCYNAAYNRFVKCRGLQFVQPVHRDKPPQMSHHYLWGSKQLNLAYSTQYGQYTGFVGPQHFRTMCKLLGYQGIAVVMEELLKIVKSLIQGSLLQFTKTLMEAMPKVCKLPRYDYGSPGVLGYYHAQLNDIVQYPDAKTELFHNFREFGNTILFCLLMEQALSQEEVCDLLHAAPFQNILPRPYCKEGEKPETKQKRLEAKYAALQIVPNVDKLGTAKQAMIAREGDLLTRERLCCGLSIFEVVLSRLKSFLDDPIWVGPPPVNGVMNIDECTEFHRLWSALQFVYCIPVGDTEFTVEELFGEGLHWAGCAMIVLLGQQRRFEALDFCYHILRVQRVDGKDENVKGINLKRMVDRIRRFQVLNSQIFAVLNKYLKSGDSDSTSVEHVRCFPPPIHPSLAHTQQHYHAPEYLRQMNNNQ from the exons ATGACAGCCGACAAGGTAACACTGGGCGATGCCTTGTCAAACGTAGACGTTCTTGATGAATTTACATTGCCGGATGAACAGCCATGTATCGAAGCACAGCCGTGCTCTGTGGTGTATCAAGCAAATTTCGATACTAATTTCGAAGATCGTAATGGCTTTGTGACGGGAATAGCTAAATATATTGAAGAAGCGACAGTTCATGCAAGTCTAAATGAACTGTTGGAGGAAGGTCTTGAGCATGCGGTGATGCTATACACGTGGAGATGTTGCTCACGAGCAATCCCGCAGCCCAAGTCTAACGAGCAACCTAACCGTGtagaaatttatgaaaaaaccGTTGAAGTATTAGCACCAGAagttaacaaattattaaattttatgtactttCAGCGTAAAGCTATTGAACGTTTTTCCGCAGAAGTTAAGCGTCTCTGTCATCATGAAAAACGCAAAGATTTTGTCTCTGAAGCTTATTTATTAACTCTcggtaaatttataaatatgtttGCGGTATTGGATGAGCTGAAGAATATGAAATCTAgtgttaaaaatgattattcaaCGTACCGTCGTGCTgcacaatttttaaaagttatgtcTGACTCTCAAACTCTTCAAGAATCACAAAATCTCTCGATGTTTTTGGCAACGCAAAATAAAATTCGGGATActgtaaaagaaaatttagaaaaaattcccGGTTATGAAGAATTACTCGCTGATGTTGTAAACATTTGTGTTCATATGTTTGAAACTAAAATGTATCTGACACCAAATGAGAAGCATATGCTTGTCAAAGTAATGGGCTTTGGTCTCTTTTTAATGGACAGCGAGCTctgtaatataaataaactagaccaaaagaaaaaattgaaattagaTCGTATCGAtcgtatatttaaaaatcttgaaGTTGTACCGCTGTTTGGTGACATGCAAATAGCaccatttaattatataaaacgtTCAAAACATTTTGAAGCTTCCAAGTGGCCGCTGTCGTCgtcaataaattcaatgaGTCCTCAAGCTGATTTAATGGTCCATTTACCGCAAATTCGTGAAGATcatgttaaatatataagcgaGTTAGCCAAGTACAGTAATGAAGTAACGACAACTTACAAAGAATGTGGTTCTGACTCTGAAAATAACGATACTTCGGAATTAGCGCTGCGTGGACTTCAATTATTATCACAGTGGACGAGTGTTGTTACTGAATTATACAGCTGGAAATTATTGCATCCAACAGATCATCATATGAATAAAGAATGTCCTCCAGAAGCTGAAGAATATGAGCGTGCAACTCGTTATAATTATACagatgaagaaaaatttgCATTGATTGAAGTTATTGCGATGATAAAAGGCTTGCAAGTTTTAATGGCGAGGATGGAAACTGTTTTTATTGATGCGATACGTCGTAATATTTATGCTGAGCTTCAAGATTTTGTTCAATTGATCTTACGTGAACCTTTACgtaaagcaataaaaaataagaaagatTTAATTCGTAGTATAATAGTGTCAGTACGTGAGACTTGTGCCGATTGGCATTTTGGCGTAGAACCATCAACTGATCCAGCATTGAAAGGTAAAAAAGATCCGGAAAATGGATTTGGTATTAAAGTACCTCGTAGAAATGTTGGACCGTCTTCGACACAACTGTACATGGTACGTACGATGCTTGAGTCACTTATTGCTGATAAAAGTGGAGGAAAACGTACTCTAAGAAAAGATATTGATGGACAGTATCTTGTTCAAATAGACCAGTTTCACAAGACCAGTTTTTATTGGAGCTATTTATTGAACTTCAGTGAATCACTTCAGAATTGTTGTGATTTATCTCAATTATGGTATcgagaattttatttagaaatgacTATGGGGcgtaaaattcaaaaatgccAAGTTCGTCATCAGCATAATGAAGAGTGTAGTGATTTAATAACAATGGAAAAAAGAATTCAATTTCCAATTGAAATGTCAATGCCCTGGATATTAACTgatcatattttaaaaagtaaagaaCCGTCAATGATGGAGTATGTCCTCTATCCATTAGACTTGTACAACGACAGTGCGCTTTATGCGCTAACTATTTtcagaaaacaatttttatacgATGAAGTTGAAGCTGAAGTTAATTTATGCTTTGATCagtttgtttataaattaagtGAACAAATTTTCGCACATTATAAGCAATTAGCAGCTAGTATTTTACTCGATAAACGTTTTCGTGTTGAGTGTGTTGCTTTGGGTGCTTATTTATTACCTTATCCGCGTGCTAATCGTTATCAAACTTTACTGAAACAGCGTCATGTACAATTACTCGGGCGCAGTATTGACCTGAATAAATTGATAACTCAGCGTATCAATGCTGACATGCAAAAATCGCTAGATTTAGCAATTAGTAAATTTGAGTCTGGAGATATAACAGGAATCGTTGAGCTTGAAGGTTTACTGCAAGTAAATCGTCTTACTCATAAACTATTAAGTAAGTGGCTTGCTTTAGATGAGTATGATGCCATGTTTCGTGAAGCTAATCACAATGTACTGGCGCCGTATGGAAGAATAACGTTGCACgttttttgggaattaaattatgattttttgccAAATTACTGCTATAATGCCGCTTATAATAGATTTGTTAAATGCCGGGGATTACAATTTGTACAGCCAGTGCACCGCGATAAGCCTCCGCAGATGTCCCATCATTATTTGTGGGGGAgcaaacaattaaatttagcgTACAGTACGCAGTATGGACAATACACGGGGTTTGTTGGGCCACAACATTTTCGTACTATGTGTAAATTATTGGGCTACCAAGGAATTGCTGTAGTAATGgaggaattattaaaaattgttaaatcaTTAATTCAAGGGAGTTTGTTACAATTTACTAAGACCTTGATGGAGGCAATGCCTAAAGTTTGTAAATTACCGAGATATGATTATGGTTCGCCAGGAGTTCTTGGATACTATCATGCACAACTTAATGATATTGTTCAATATCCAGATGCCAAAACtgaattatttcataattttagaGAGTTTGGAAACACTATTTTGTTTTGCTTATTGATGGAACAAGCTTTGTCGCAAGAAGAAGTTTGTGATTTACTTCACGCTGCTccttttcaaaatattttacccaGACCATATTGtaaag agGGAGAAAAACCagaaacaaaacaaaaaagattAGAAGCTAAGTATGCAGCGTTACAAATTGTTCCAAATGTTGACAAACTTGGAACtgcaaaa cAAGCGATGATTGCTAGAGAAGGTGATCTTTTAACAAGAGAACGTTTATGTTGTGGATTGTCAATATTCGAAGTTGTGTTGAGTCGATTGAAGAGTTTCCTTGATGATCCAATTTGGGTTGGACCACCTCCTGTAAACGGAGTTATGAACATAGATGAATGTACAGAATTCCATAGACTGTGGAGTGCGTTGCAGTTTGTTTATTGCATTCCCGTTGGAGATACAGAATTCACCGTAGa AGAATTGTTTGGTGAAGGTTTGCACTGGGCTGGTTGTGCTATGATTGTTTTATTAGGCCAGCAAAGACGATTTGAAGCATTAGATTTTTGCTATCACATTTTACGAGTTCAAAGAGTTGATGGAAAAGATGAAAATGTTAAAGGAATA aatcttaAACGTATGGTTGATCGTATAAGACGATTCCAAGTCTTGAATTCACAAATATTTGcggtattaaataaatatttaaaaagtggTGACAGTGATTCAACCAGTGTTGAGCATGTTCGATGTTTCCCACCGCCAATTCATCCATCACTTGCTCATACACAGCAGCATTATCACGCACCAGAGTATTTACGtcaaatgaataataatcaatag